The following are encoded together in the Planctomycetota bacterium genome:
- a CDS encoding PVC-type heme-binding CxxCH protein, giving the protein MIAALLALLLQAPQEPDPEQERRSFKVAEGWEVTLFAADPLVAKPIQMNWDPRGRLWVATSTVYPQILPGQTPDDKIVVLEDSDGDGRADRSHVFAEGLFIPTGVEPGRGGAYVANSTELLHLADTDGDGRADRRRILLSGFGTEDTHHIIHTFRWGPDGALYFNQSIYIHSHVETPHGPRRLGGAGIWRFRPDTYELDVFVRGMCNPWGHTFDAWGQSFGTDGAGFDGIHYLLPGATFVHFPGAERPFPGLNPGHPKYCGHEILSGRHVPEDWRGNIVANDFRAHRIVRFAIGDDGAGYFAKPLGDLLSSTDPAFRPVDVRMGPDGALYVADWYNPIINHGEVSFRDPRRDKTRGRIWRLSFKGRPLVPRPRLHGAPVPELLEHLKAPEDWTRHMARRELAERGPAEVLPVLTAWIRTLSDEHDLLEGLWLQETLGSVEPDLLRRLLRARDPRARAAAVRVLAHVHRRVPDALALLEERAADDHPRVRLEAVRALQEIPSERAIEAAFRAFDFPVDRFLDYALWLLARETRDRWVPAFEAGRISFGGDARRLQFALQAARATSALPTLARHLREGRIVHGREGVVEFLAASGGPEELRTLFELQDAALRPRVFEHLARAARERGARPAGDLGRVREHFDSVEASLVLAGAWKLEALRPELERRARAGSRAAVEGLVALGGPASVEFFRRLAAPDGPEGARVLGVLGLAALDVQAAAGPAAQILAAAPLDLVPAFLSRKGGAEALAAALDPSRIPADAARLGLRAIYEAGGQAPALAEVFRTAVGLGSRSRERSPEEMKALMADVLARGDPARGEDVYRRRELGCVQCHAIAGAGGNVGPDLLSLGASAPLDYIVESVLLPEKKQKEGYASLQVLTTSGDVLSGVVLRRLPDGGVVLRDPARDEIVLPRGKIEAMKPIGSVMPSGLADLLTDAEFLDLVRFLSELGKPGPFAAGVAPVVRRWRVREGASPAWIPAYSRVSGNLPLEGVSAARAEIEVTTPGTFRVRLNSAAGLSPAVDDRPLAPREEFELELGAGPHALTFGVDGAARKGLPLRCEIEEAPGSPGRLRIVCGK; this is encoded by the coding sequence GTGATCGCGGCGCTTCTGGCTCTGCTCCTGCAGGCGCCGCAGGAACCCGATCCCGAACAGGAACGCCGCTCCTTCAAGGTCGCCGAAGGCTGGGAGGTGACGCTTTTCGCGGCCGACCCGCTCGTGGCCAAGCCGATTCAGATGAACTGGGATCCCCGGGGGCGCCTCTGGGTGGCGACGTCGACCGTCTATCCGCAGATCCTCCCCGGCCAGACCCCGGACGACAAGATCGTGGTCCTGGAGGATTCCGACGGCGACGGCCGCGCGGACCGCTCGCACGTCTTCGCCGAGGGTCTCTTCATCCCCACCGGGGTCGAGCCCGGCCGCGGCGGAGCGTATGTGGCGAACTCCACCGAGCTTCTCCATCTGGCGGACACCGACGGCGACGGCCGCGCGGACCGCCGGCGCATCCTCCTTTCGGGCTTCGGCACGGAGGACACGCACCACATCATCCACACCTTCCGCTGGGGCCCCGACGGCGCGCTCTACTTCAATCAGTCGATCTACATCCACAGCCACGTCGAAACCCCCCACGGTCCGCGCCGCCTCGGCGGGGCCGGCATCTGGCGCTTCCGGCCGGACACGTACGAACTGGACGTCTTCGTCCGCGGCATGTGCAATCCCTGGGGCCACACGTTCGACGCCTGGGGACAGTCCTTCGGCACCGACGGCGCGGGCTTCGACGGCATCCACTATCTGCTCCCCGGAGCCACCTTCGTGCACTTCCCCGGCGCGGAGCGTCCCTTTCCGGGGCTCAACCCGGGACATCCCAAGTACTGCGGCCACGAGATCCTCAGCGGACGCCACGTCCCGGAGGACTGGCGCGGCAACATCGTCGCCAACGACTTCCGGGCGCACCGCATCGTGCGGTTCGCGATCGGCGACGACGGAGCGGGATACTTCGCCAAGCCGCTCGGCGACCTTCTCTCCTCCACCGACCCCGCGTTCCGTCCCGTGGACGTGCGGATGGGGCCGGACGGCGCGCTTTACGTGGCGGACTGGTACAACCCCATCATCAACCACGGCGAGGTGAGCTTCCGCGATCCCCGCCGCGACAAGACCCGCGGGCGGATCTGGCGCCTGAGCTTCAAGGGCCGCCCCCTCGTGCCCCGGCCCCGCCTCCACGGCGCGCCCGTCCCCGAACTCCTCGAACACCTCAAGGCGCCCGAAGACTGGACGCGCCACATGGCCCGGCGGGAGCTGGCCGAGCGCGGGCCGGCCGAGGTCCTGCCCGTCCTGACCGCCTGGATCCGCACGCTCTCCGACGAACACGATCTCCTCGAAGGGCTTTGGCTCCAGGAGACCCTCGGATCGGTCGAGCCCGATCTCCTGCGGCGCCTTCTGCGGGCGCGGGACCCGCGCGCCCGCGCGGCGGCCGTCCGCGTCCTGGCCCACGTTCATCGCCGGGTTCCCGACGCCCTGGCGCTGCTCGAGGAGCGCGCGGCGGACGACCATCCCCGCGTGCGCCTGGAGGCGGTCCGTGCGCTTCAGGAGATTCCCTCCGAGCGGGCGATCGAAGCGGCCTTCCGGGCGTTCGACTTCCCGGTCGACCGCTTCCTGGACTACGCGCTCTGGCTTCTGGCCCGCGAGACGCGGGATCGGTGGGTTCCGGCCTTCGAAGCGGGCCGGATTTCCTTCGGAGGCGACGCGCGGCGGCTCCAGTTCGCCCTCCAGGCGGCGCGCGCGACGTCGGCGCTTCCGACGCTGGCGCGCCATTTGCGCGAGGGGCGGATCGTGCACGGCCGCGAGGGAGTCGTCGAGTTCCTGGCCGCCTCGGGGGGGCCGGAGGAACTTCGGACGCTCTTTGAGCTCCAGGACGCGGCGCTGCGTCCCCGCGTGTTCGAGCATCTGGCGCGGGCGGCGCGGGAGCGCGGGGCGCGCCCCGCGGGGGATCTCGGGCGCGTCCGCGAGCATTTCGACTCGGTCGAAGCGTCTCTCGTCCTGGCCGGGGCCTGGAAGCTCGAGGCGCTGCGGCCCGAGCTGGAGCGCCGCGCCCGGGCCGGAAGCCGGGCGGCGGTCGAGGGCCTCGTCGCGCTCGGCGGCCCCGCGAGCGTGGAGTTCTTCCGGCGGCTGGCCGCTCCCGACGGCCCGGAAGGCGCGCGCGTCCTCGGAGTCCTGGGGCTGGCGGCGCTCGACGTCCAGGCCGCCGCCGGGCCCGCCGCGCAGATCCTGGCCGCGGCGCCGCTCGACCTCGTCCCCGCCTTCCTGTCCCGCAAGGGGGGAGCCGAAGCGCTCGCCGCGGCGCTCGATCCTTCCAGGATCCCCGCGGACGCCGCGCGCCTGGGGCTTCGGGCGATCTATGAGGCCGGCGGCCAGGCGCCGGCCCTGGCGGAGGTCTTCCGCACGGCCGTGGGCCTCGGATCCCGCAGCCGCGAACGGTCCCCCGAGGAGATGAAGGCGCTCATGGCCGACGTCCTGGCCAGGGGCGACCCCGCGCGCGGAGAGGACGTCTATCGGCGGCGGGAGCTCGGGTGCGTCCAGTGCCACGCGATCGCGGGCGCCGGGGGCAACGTGGGGCCGGACCTTCTGAGCCTCGGGGCGAGCGCGCCGCTCGACTACATCGTGGAATCCGTTCTTCTGCCCGAGAAGAAACAGAAGGAAGGCTACGCCTCGCTCCAGGTCCTGACGACCTCCGGGGACGTTCTGAGCGGGGTCGTTCTTCGCCGTTTGCCCGACGGAGGCGTGGTCCTGCGGGACCCCGCGCGGGACGAGATCGTCCTTCCGCGCGGCAAGATCGAGGCGATGAAGCCGATCGGTTCGGTCATGCCCTCGGGCCTGGCGGACCTCCTGACGGACGCCGAGTTCCTGGATCTCGTGCGGTTCCTCTCGGAGCTGGGCAAACCGGGGCCCTTCGCCGCCGGCGTGGCTCCGGTCGTGCGCCGATGGCGCGTGCGCGAAGGGGCGTCGCCGGCCTGGATTCCCGCCTACAGCCGCGTCTCCGGGAACCTGCCGCTCGAGGGCGTTTCGGCGGCCCGGGCCGAAATCGAGGTCACCACGCCGGGAACATTCCGCGTGCGGCTCAATTCGGCCGCGGGCCTCTCCCCCGCGGTGGACGACCGCCCGCTCGCGCCGCGCGAGGAATTCGAGCTGGAGCTGGGCGCGGGTCCGCACGCTCTGACCTTCGGGGTGGACGGCGCGGCGCGGAAGGGATTGCCCCTGCGGTGCGAAATCGAGGAGGCCCCGGGATCGCCCGGCCGCCTTCGGATCGTGTGCGGCAAATAG